The proteins below come from a single Ostrinia nubilalis chromosome Z, ilOstNubi1.1, whole genome shotgun sequence genomic window:
- the LOC135086847 gene encoding uncharacterized protein LOC135086847 isoform X3, with protein MTSKCRRRRPKRRWLMNCKRRRRSSASRRSKCRSRWWSARRRSPCRSGRCSAASASWRPLCAGQAPSHTRCCAADTSSPQGEQTQVAVVERAQEIAVQKWEVQRRERELEATVRRSGPIPHQMLCSRHQQPSRRADAGRGGGASSGDRRAEVGGAAPRARAGGHCAQVRPHPTPDAVQQTPAALKESRRRSRWWSELRRSPCRSGRCSAASASWRPLCAGQAPSHTRCCAADTSSPQGEQTQVAVVERAQEIAVQKWEVQRRERELEATVRRSGPIPHQMLCSRHQQPSRRADAGRGGGASSGDRRAEVGGAAPRARAGGHCAQVRPHPTPDAVQQTPAALKESRRRSRWWSELRRSPCRSGRCSAASASWRPLCAGQAPSHTRCCAADTSSPQGEQTQVAVVERAQEIAVQKWEVQRRERELEATVRRPAEAEKFKLEKLAEAQRLKTVLEAEAEAEAVKVRGEAEAYAIKAKAVADAEQMSKKAEAWKEYGSAAMVDMMLETLPKVAAEVAAPLSQARKVTMVSCGGGEVGAAKLTGEVLSIVQCIPDLVKGVTGVDISKNARAL; from the exons GCCGAAGCGGAGATGGCTTATGAACTGCAAGCGGCGAAGACGAAGCAGCGCATCAAGGAGGAGCAAATGCAGATCGCGGTGGTGGAGCGCACGCAGGAGATCGCCGTGCAGAAGTGGGAGGTGCAGCGCCGCGAGCGCGAGCTGGAGGCCACTGTGCGCAGGTCAGGCCCCATCCcacaccagatgctgtgcagcAGACACCAGCAGCCCTCAAGGAGAGCAGACGCAGGTCGCGGTGGTGGAGCGAGCTCAGGAGATCGCCGTGCAGAAGTGGGAGGTGCAGCGCCGCGAGCGCGAGCTGGAGGCCACTGTGCGCAGGTCAGGCCCCATCCcacaccagatgctgtgcagcAGACACCAGCAGCCCTCAAGGAGAGCAGACGCAGGTCGCGGTGGTGGAGCGAGCTCAGGAGATCGCCGTGCAGAAGTGGGAGGTGCAGCGCCGCGAGCGCGAGCTGGAGGCCACTGTGCGCAGGTCAGGCCCCATCCcacaccagatgctgtgcagcAGACACCAGCAGCCCTCAAGGAGAGCAGACGCAGGTCGCGGTGGTGGAGCGAGCTCAGGAGATCGCCGTGCAGAAGTGGGAGGTGCAGCGCCGCGAGCGCGAGCTGGAGGCCACTGTGCGCAGGTCAGGCCCCATCCcacaccagatgctgtgcagcAGACACCAGCAGCCCTCAAGGAGAGCAGACGCAGGTCGCGGTGGTGGAGCGAGCTCAGGAGATCGCCGTGCAGAAGTGGGAGGTGCAGCGCCGCGAGCGCGAGCTGGAGGCCACTGTGCGCAGGTCAGGCCCCATCCcacaccagatgctgtgcagcAGACACCAGCAGCCCTCAAGGAGAGCAGACGCAGGTCGCGGTGGTGGAGCGAGCTCAGGAGATCGCCGTGCAGAAGTGGGAGGTGCAGCGCCGCGAGCGCGAGCTGGAGGCCACTGTGCGCAGGTCAGGCCCCATCCcacaccagatgctgtgcagcAGACACCAGCAGCCCTCAAGGAGAGCAGACGCAGGTCGCGGTGGTGGAGCGAGCTCAGGAGATCGCCGTGCAGAAGTGGGAGGTGCAGCGCCGCGAGCGCGAGCTGGAGGCCACTGTGCGCAGGTCAGGCCCCATCCcacaccagatgctgtgcagcAGACACCAGCAGCCCTCAAGGAGAGCAGACGCAGGTCGCGGTGGTGGAGCGAGCTCAGGAGATCGCCGTGCAGAAGTGGGAGGTGCAGCGCCGCGAGCGCGAGCTGGAGGCCACTGTGCGCAG ACCTGCTGAAGCCGAGAAATTCAAATTGGAGAAGTTGGCCGAAGCGCAGCGACTTAAGACCGTGCTCGAAGCAGAGGCCGAGGCTGAGGCCGTGAAAGTTCGCGGAGAG GCGGAGGCCTACGCCATCAAAGCCAAGGCAGTAGCAGACGCCGAACAGATGTCCAAGAAGGCCGAGGCGTGGAAGGAGTACGGATCCGCTGCCATGGTCGACATGATGCTGGAGACTCTACCCAAG GTGGCAGCAGAGGTGGCAGCGCCTCTGTCCCAAGCGCGCAAGGTGACGATGGTGTCTTGCGGCGGCGGCGAAGTGGGAGCCGCCAAGCTGACCGGAGAAGTGCTCAGCATCGTGCAGTGCATCCCTGACTTGGTGAAGGGAGTCACTGGCGTCGACATCAGCAAG
- the LOC135086847 gene encoding uncharacterized protein LOC135086847 isoform X2, whose amino-acid sequence MTSKCRRRRPKRRWLMNCKRRRRSSASRRSKCRSRWWSARRRSPCRSGRCSAASASWRPLCAGQAPSHTRCCAADTSSPQGEQTQVAVVERAQEIAVQKWEVQRRERELEATVRRSGPIPHQMLCSRHQQPSRRADAGRGGGASSGDRRAEVGGAAPRARAGGHCAQVRPHPTPDAVQQTPAALKESRRRSRWWSELRRSPCRSGRCSAASASWRPLCAGQAPSHTRCCAADTSSPQGEQTQVAVVERAQEIAVQKWEVQRRERELEATVRRSGPIPHQMLCSRHQQPSRRADAGRGGGASSGDRRAEVGGAAPRARAGGHCAQVRPHPTPDAVQQTPAALKESRRRSRWWSELRRSPCRSGRCSAASASWRPLCAGQAPSHTRCCAADTSSPQGEQTQVAVVERAQEIAVQKWEVQRRERELEATVRRPAEAEKFKLEKLAEAQRLKTVLEAEAEAEAVKVRGEAEAYAIKAKAVADAEQMSKKAEAWKEYGSAAMVDMMLETLPKVAAEVAAPLSQARKVTMVSCGGGEVGAAKLTGEVLSIVQCIPDLVKGVTGVDISKAVAEPPPVPTPTARGDSARKAR is encoded by the exons GCCGAAGCGGAGATGGCTTATGAACTGCAAGCGGCGAAGACGAAGCAGCGCATCAAGGAGGAGCAAATGCAGATCGCGGTGGTGGAGCGCACGCAGGAGATCGCCGTGCAGAAGTGGGAGGTGCAGCGCCGCGAGCGCGAGCTGGAGGCCACTGTGCGCAGGTCAGGCCCCATCCcacaccagatgctgtgcagcAGACACCAGCAGCCCTCAAGGAGAGCAGACGCAGGTCGCGGTGGTGGAGCGAGCTCAGGAGATCGCCGTGCAGAAGTGGGAGGTGCAGCGCCGCGAGCGCGAGCTGGAGGCCACTGTGCGCAGGTCAGGCCCCATCCcacaccagatgctgtgcagcAGACACCAGCAGCCCTCAAGGAGAGCAGACGCAGGTCGCGGTGGTGGAGCGAGCTCAGGAGATCGCCGTGCAGAAGTGGGAGGTGCAGCGCCGCGAGCGCGAGCTGGAGGCCACTGTGCGCAGGTCAGGCCCCATCCcacaccagatgctgtgcagcAGACACCAGCAGCCCTCAAGGAGAGCAGACGCAGGTCGCGGTGGTGGAGCGAGCTCAGGAGATCGCCGTGCAGAAGTGGGAGGTGCAGCGCCGCGAGCGCGAGCTGGAGGCCACTGTGCGCAGGTCAGGCCCCATCCcacaccagatgctgtgcagcAGACACCAGCAGCCCTCAAGGAGAGCAGACGCAGGTCGCGGTGGTGGAGCGAGCTCAGGAGATCGCCGTGCAGAAGTGGGAGGTGCAGCGCCGCGAGCGCGAGCTGGAGGCCACTGTGCGCAGGTCAGGCCCCATCCcacaccagatgctgtgcagcAGACACCAGCAGCCCTCAAGGAGAGCAGACGCAGGTCGCGGTGGTGGAGCGAGCTCAGGAGATCGCCGTGCAGAAGTGGGAGGTGCAGCGCCGCGAGCGCGAGCTGGAGGCCACTGTGCGCAGGTCAGGCCCCATCCcacaccagatgctgtgcagcAGACACCAGCAGCCCTCAAGGAGAGCAGACGCAGGTCGCGGTGGTGGAGCGAGCTCAGGAGATCGCCGTGCAGAAGTGGGAGGTGCAGCGCCGCGAGCGCGAGCTGGAGGCCACTGTGCGCAGGTCAGGCCCCATCCcacaccagatgctgtgcagcAGACACCAGCAGCCCTCAAGGAGAGCAGACGCAGGTCGCGGTGGTGGAGCGAGCTCAGGAGATCGCCGTGCAGAAGTGGGAGGTGCAGCGCCGCGAGCGCGAGCTGGAGGCCACTGTGCGCAG ACCTGCTGAAGCCGAGAAATTCAAATTGGAGAAGTTGGCCGAAGCGCAGCGACTTAAGACCGTGCTCGAAGCAGAGGCCGAGGCTGAGGCCGTGAAAGTTCGCGGAGAG GCGGAGGCCTACGCCATCAAAGCCAAGGCAGTAGCAGACGCCGAACAGATGTCCAAGAAGGCCGAGGCGTGGAAGGAGTACGGATCCGCTGCCATGGTCGACATGATGCTGGAGACTCTACCCAAG GTGGCAGCAGAGGTGGCAGCGCCTCTGTCCCAAGCGCGCAAGGTGACGATGGTGTCTTGCGGCGGCGGCGAAGTGGGAGCCGCCAAGCTGACCGGAGAAGTGCTCAGCATCGTGCAGTGCATCCCTGACTTGGTGAAGGGAGTCACTGGCGTCGACATCAGCAAG